The proteins below come from a single Miscanthus floridulus cultivar M001 chromosome 1, ASM1932011v1, whole genome shotgun sequence genomic window:
- the LOC136506002 gene encoding uncharacterized protein: MLAIRSTKCPVAFVGVAGALVVLVTAVHVFMVPILPASLDYFGARSSISHPKNVLPDVGVVDSRLRGRFPSDSYGAVAFRGAPWKAEIGRWLAGCHANSSSVGVTEAIGAKRCEKDCSGRGVCNYNLGECRCFHGYSGKGCEEVQKLECNLPSSPEWPVGLWIVSTCAAYCDKTRAMCFCGPGTKYPDRPVAEACGFKTILPAKPGDPKITDWKTPDLENIFTTNSSKLGWCNVVPEDAYSSKVKFKEECDCKYDGLWGQFCETRVECSCINQCSGHGHCRGGFCQCYSGYFGIDCSIPSAYSLAYDWPPWLQTPVNLPDLKILNSTTIDVKAVVQKKRPLIYVYDLPAEFDSHLLEGRHYRFQCVNRIYDDKNRTLWTQQLYGAQIALYESILASPHRTLNGDEADYFYVPVLDSCLITRSDDAPHLLLPRDLRRRSYNALEYYRMAYDHIAQQYPYWNRTSGRDHIWFFSWDEGACYAPKEIWKSMMLVHWGNTNTKHKNSTTAYWADNWDDIPLDKRGNHPCFDPRKDLVLPAWKEPNPGAIWLKLWARPRKNRTTLFYFNGNLGSAYEGGRPEDTYSMGIRQKLAAEFGSIPNKQGSLGRQHAADVTVTYLRTEKYYEELASSVFCGVLPGDGWSGRMEDSMLQGCIPVIIQDGIFLPYENVLNYNSFAVRIQEDDIPGLISTLRGLNDTQVEFMLGNVRQMWQRFFYRDSILLEAQRQKRLFSEEAPWSVEVSKLPDDDDAFATFIQVLHYKLYNDPWHQGLLQTKETRLPNICSRTS; the protein is encoded by the exons ATGCTCGCAATCCGTTCGACGAAATGCCCTGTGGCATTTGTGGGCGTAGCCGGCGCCCTGGTGGTGCTTGTCACCGCCGTCCATGTGTTCATGGTGCCAATCCTTCCTGCCTCCTTGGATTACTTCGGTGCTCGCAGCAGTATAAGCCACCCAAAGAATGTTCTCCCGGACGTCGGGGTGGTGGACTCTCGTCTCAGGGGGCGCTTCCCTTCTGATTCATATGGTGCTGTGGCATTCCGTGGCGCGCCATGGAAGGCTGAGATTGGTAGATGGCTTGCCGGGTGTCATGCTAACTCTTCGTCTGTTGGTGTTACTGAG GCTATAGGTGCAAAGCGCTGCGAGAAAGACTGCAGTGGTCGTGGTGTTTGCAACTATAATCTGGGAGAGTGCAGATGCTTTCATGGATATTCTG GGAAAGGATGTGAGGAGGTTCAGAAATTGGAATGCAACCTCCCAAGTTCCCCAGAATGGCCAGTAGGTCTATGGATAGTTTCCACCTGTGCAGCTTACTGTGACAAAACAAGGGCAATGTGCTTTTGTGGGCCTGGAACAAAATACCCAGATCGTCCTGTGGCAGAAGCTTGTGGTTTTAAAACAAT TTTACCTGCAAAACCTGGTGATCCAAAGATTACCGATTGGAAAACACCCGACCTGGAAAACATATTCACAACAAACAGCAGTAAGTTAGGATGGTGTAATGTGGTCCCTGAGGATGCGTATTCATCCAAAGTGAAGTTTAAAGAAGAATGTGATTGCAAATACGATGGTCTCTGGGGGCAGTTTTGTGAGACTCGTGTTGAATGCAGCTGCATCAACCAGTGCTCTGGACATGGCCATTGCCGTGGTGGTTTCTGTCAA TGTTACAGTGGATATTTTGGGATTGATTGCAGTATCCCATCAGCATATTCGCTTGCATATGATTGGCCCCCGTGGCTCCAGACACCAGTGAATTTACCAGATCTGAAAATTTTAAACAGTACCACCATCGATGTTAAGGCCGTTGTTCAGAAAAAAAGGCCACTCATATATGTATATGATTTGCCAGCTGAGTTTGACAGTCATCTTCTTGAA GGACGACATTACAGATTCCAGTGTGTAAACAGAATATATGATGACAAGAACAGAACTCTATGGACCCAGCAATTGTATGGTGCTCAG ATAGCACTCTATGAGAGCATTCTTGCTAGCCCTCACCGCACTCTTAATGGGGACGAAGCTGATTATTTCTATGTGCCAGTGCTTGACTCATGTCTAATAACTAGATCTGATGATGCTCCACATCTGCTATTGCCG AGGGACCTGCGCCGAAGGAGCTACAATGCACTTGAGTACTATAGAATGGCATATGATCACATAGCTCAGCAGTATCCTTACTGGAATCGCACTTCAGGAAGAGACCATATCTGG TTCTTTTCGTGGGATGAAGGTGCCTGCTATGCTCCAAAAGAGATCTGGAAGAGCATGATGCTTGTCCACTGGGGAAACACTAATACGAAACATAAGAATTCAACGACTGCTTATTGGGCAGACAACTGGGATGATATTCCTTTGGATAAGAGAGGCAACCATCCATGTTTTGATCCAAGAAAGGATCTAGTGCTTCCGGCATGGAAGGAACCTAACCCAGGGGCCATATGGTTAAAACTGTGGGCAAG GCCTAGGAAGAACCGTACAACACTCTTTTATTTCAACGGTAATCTAGGTTCAGCATACGAAGGAGGCCGCCCAGAAGACAC GTATAGCATGGGGATTCGACAAAAGCTAGCAGCTGAATTTGGTTCCATACCAAACAAGCAGGGAAGCCTTGGACGACAGCATGCAGCCGATGTGACAGTTACCTATTTACGAACTGAGAAATATTATGAAGAACTAGCAAGCTCTGTTTTTTGTGGTGTCCTGCCAGGGGATGGCTGGAGTGGGCGTATGGAAGACAGCATGCTTCAAGGATGCATTCCTGTAATAATTCAG GATGGAATTTTTCTGCCATATGAGAATGTGCTCAACTACAATAGTTTTGCAGTGCGCATACAAGAAGATGACATTCCAGGCCTCATAAGTACACTTCGA GGACTAAATGATACACAAGTAGAGTTTATGCTGGGAAATGTCCGCCAGATGTGGCAGAGGTTTTTCTATCGAGACTCTATATTGTTAGAGGCGCAGAGACAGAAAAGACTGTTCTCTGAAGAGGCACCCTGGTCTGTTGAGGTCTCAAAACTACCTGACGATGACGATGCCTTTGCGACATTTATACAG GTATTGCATTATAAACTGTACAATGACCCTTGGCATCAAGGTCTCCTGCAAACAAAGGAAACCCGGCTGCCGAACATCTGCTCAAGAACATCCTGA
- the LOC136505994 gene encoding dehydration-responsive element-binding protein 2E-like, protein MESYGRKRAWKKGPTRGKGGPQNAACEYRGVRQRTWGKWVAEIREPNKRTRLWLGSFATAEEAALAYDEAARRLYGPDAFLNLPHLRASVSAAASAAHQRLRWLPASARGAAAAAVPAYGLLNLNAQHNVHVIHQRLQEFKNNGSPAKPPLPAPAHQLAPSDHLPGAASTSPCSTVTTHAAAALPPPMSCFHALEQAVATASMTTVDDAEPCEGGACGPPGADKPQLDLREFLQQIGVLKTDDDGITATAKASFHGDAADAGCFGGNGKFDWDALAADLNDIAGAHGGAVGVNGGFQMDDLHEVDQFGTCLPIPVWDV, encoded by the coding sequence ATGGAGAGCTACGGCCGGAAGCGCGCGTGGAAGAAGGGCCCGACGCGGGGGAAGGGCGGCCCGCAGAACGCGGCGTGCGAGTACCGCGGCGTGCGCCAGCGGACGTGGGGCAAGTGGGTGGCTGAGATCCGCGAGCCCAACAAGCGCACCCGCCTCTGGCTCGGCTCCTTCGCCACCGCCGAGGAGGCCGCGCTCGCCTACGACGAGGCCGCGCGCAGGCTCTACGGGCCCGACGCCTTCCTCAACCTGCCGCACCTCCGCGcctccgtctccgccgccgcctccgccgcgcaCCAGAGGCTCAGGTGGCTCCCAGCCTCCGCCAGGGGCGCCGCGGCAGCCGCCGTCCCGGCCTACGGGCTGCTCAACCTCAACGCGCAGCACAACGTGCATGTCATCCACCAGAGGCTGCAGGAGTTCAAGAATAACGGCTCGCCCGCCAAGCCGCCGCTGCCGGCGCCTGCCCACCAGCTCGCCCCGTCAGATCATCTCCCGGGGGCGGCCTCCACGTCTCCCTGCTCCACCGTCACCACCCACGCGGCTGCGGCTCTGCCGCCGCCCATGTCCTGCTTCCACGCCCTGGAGCAGGCGGTGGCCACGGCCTCCATGACGACGGTCGACGACGCCGAGCCGTGCGAGGGCGGCGCCTGCGGCCCGCCCGGCGCGGACAAGCCCCAGCTTGACCTCAGGGAGTTCTTGCAGCAGATCGGCGTGCTCAAGACCGACGACGACGGCATCACGGCCACTGCTAAAGCCAGCTTTCACGGTGACGCCGCCGACGCTGGCTGCTTCGGCGGCAACGGCAAGTTCGACTGGGACGCGCTGGCAGCGGACCTCAACGACATCGCGGGAGCCCACGGCGGCGCCGTCGGCGTCAACGGAGGGTTTCAGATGGACGATCTGCATGAGGTCGACCAGTTCGGAACCTGCCTGCCCATCCCTGTCTGGGACGTCTAG